The following proteins come from a genomic window of Alphaproteobacteria bacterium:
- the recG gene encoding ATP-dependent DNA helicase RecG, with the protein MSSVTSRQTISVLDDISVLSDISPRRKNLFRKLMGDRVIDILWHLPYNINDRQKKTHLKECTPGTYVTIIVEVSFHVPSHALKKPAKVVCTDSNDKLELLYFNTSKHYLTKIAPSGARIVVSGKIDYDPNQRIWQMIHPDHVGGMETLNHWIGTEAVYPLTSGVTQTMVRGAVHKALPFLPRLPEWHTKETLEKYRFPSFHQSVSLLHNPISKKELSFFHPAKMRLVFDEFLAQQLSLQITRRHHVQVRGAILKHKRRLVNSFKKALPFKLTDAQLGVYDEIERDLLRNTPMLRLLQGDVGSGKTVVAIMAMLQAVEAGYQAAILAPTEILARQHYVSLQKYVSALGVNVEILTSREKGKARQNILDGLMSGRINILIGTHAIIRDNVKFKRLAFVTIDEQHRFGVEQRLALSQKGRNTHILTMTATPIPRTLMMASYGEMDVSFIREKPKGRQEIKTKLISVNRLDDVVEGMKRFLERDQKIYWVCPLIEESENLDIAAVTDRFEHLSQIFQKRVAMIHGRLKSLDKEVIMDQFARGNIDILVTTTVVEVGVDVPKATLMIIEHAERFGLAQLHQLRGRVGRGDDASTCILMYGDKLGGVAQRRLEIMRESSDGFYIAEEDLKLRGGGELLGTRQAGLPKYHFADFSIEDPRAKRLQQELLSEANVIAKDILEKDPTLKSVSHMLLLDLFNKADVAKYKRSA; encoded by the coding sequence TTGTCTTCAGTTACATCGCGTCAGACCATCAGTGTTTTAGATGATATCAGTGTTTTATCCGACATTTCCCCTAGAAGAAAAAACTTATTTCGCAAGTTGATGGGTGATCGTGTCATTGATATTTTATGGCATTTGCCTTACAACATTAATGACCGTCAAAAAAAGACCCATCTGAAAGAATGCACACCCGGCACATATGTGACGATTATTGTTGAAGTGTCATTTCATGTGCCAAGTCATGCGTTGAAAAAACCAGCGAAGGTTGTATGCACAGATAGCAATGATAAATTGGAGCTGTTGTATTTCAACACATCTAAACACTATCTTACCAAAATTGCGCCATCAGGCGCGCGTATTGTTGTGAGTGGGAAAATTGATTATGATCCCAACCAGCGTATCTGGCAAATGATTCATCCGGATCATGTGGGCGGTATGGAAACCTTGAATCATTGGATTGGCACGGAAGCTGTTTATCCTTTAACTTCAGGCGTGACGCAGACTATGGTGCGTGGTGCGGTACACAAGGCGTTGCCATTTTTGCCACGACTGCCGGAATGGCACACAAAAGAAACTCTAGAAAAATATCGTTTTCCATCCTTCCACCAAAGTGTAAGTTTATTGCACAACCCAATTTCTAAAAAAGAACTGTCCTTCTTTCACCCGGCAAAAATGCGTTTGGTGTTTGATGAATTTTTGGCGCAACAATTGAGTTTGCAAATTACGCGTCGTCATCACGTGCAAGTTCGTGGTGCGATTTTAAAACATAAGCGACGTTTGGTGAATTCTTTCAAAAAAGCTTTGCCATTTAAATTAACAGATGCGCAGTTAGGTGTGTATGACGAAATCGAGAGAGATTTATTGCGTAATACGCCAATGTTGCGCTTACTACAAGGTGACGTTGGTTCTGGTAAAACTGTGGTTGCAATTATGGCAATGTTGCAGGCGGTTGAAGCAGGATATCAAGCGGCGATTTTGGCGCCAACTGAAATCTTAGCACGTCAACACTATGTGTCACTGCAAAAATATGTAAGCGCCTTGGGTGTGAATGTGGAGATTCTCACAAGTCGTGAAAAAGGTAAAGCGCGTCAAAATATTCTGGATGGTTTGATGAGTGGGCGCATCAACATCCTCATTGGAACGCATGCCATTATCCGAGATAATGTGAAATTCAAACGTTTGGCATTTGTAACAATCGACGAACAACATCGTTTCGGTGTGGAACAAAGATTAGCTTTGAGCCAAAAAGGTCGTAACACGCATATTCTTACCATGACAGCGACGCCGATTCCAAGAACTTTGATGATGGCGAGTTATGGTGAAATGGACGTTTCATTTATCCGCGAAAAACCAAAGGGTCGTCAAGAAATCAAAACAAAACTGATCAGCGTAAATAGATTAGATGATGTTGTTGAAGGGATGAAACGATTCTTGGAGCGTGATCAGAAGATTTATTGGGTATGTCCATTGATTGAAGAATCTGAAAATTTAGATATTGCTGCTGTTACAGATCGTTTTGAGCATTTGTCTCAGATCTTTCAAAAGCGCGTAGCGATGATTCACGGTCGGTTGAAGAGTTTGGATAAAGAAGTGATCATGGATCAGTTTGCACGAGGCAATATTGATATTCTTGTGACAACAACTGTAGTTGAAGTGGGTGTAGACGTTCCAAAAGCAACATTGATGATCATTGAGCATGCGGAGCGATTTGGTTTGGCACAGTTGCACCAATTGCGCGGTCGTGTTGGTCGTGGTGATGATGCTTCGACATGTATTTTAATGTATGGCGACAAGCTTGGTGGCGTTGCGCAACGACGCCTTGAAATTATGCGCGAATCAAGTGATGGATTCTATATCGCTGAGGAAGATTTGAAATTAAGAGGTGGTGGCGAGCTTCTTGGAACGCGTCAAGCTGGTTTACCAAAATACCACTTTGCAGATTTTTCTATTGAAGATCCGCGTGCAAAACGTTTGCAACAAGAGTTGTTGTCTGAAGCGAATGTTATCGCAAAAGATATTCTTGAAAAAGATCCGACACTTAAGAGTGTGTCTCATATGCTTTTACTTGATTTGTTTAATAAGGCTGATGTTGCAAAGTATAAACGCTCTGCATAA
- a CDS encoding LON peptidase substrate-binding domain-containing protein, with amino-acid sequence MLFKNEVLLPGNEMLLPVEGATALALIAASLKTSKYIGVVQTKEEGGFYSTGTLGRVLDYEEIEPDKICLFVEGIKCFDILSFKTEYALIRGEVRYTNATTPHQEFSREKLKKALAHYFLKLNMQPNWEVIHNYSDKKLMQYLLNFCPFQSIEKQCLLEAKSLHEQCFLLTQLVELSFPRCRFEGAMN; translated from the coding sequence GTGTTGTTTAAAAATGAGGTTTTACTACCAGGCAATGAAATGTTGTTGCCCGTTGAGGGCGCTACTGCTCTGGCGTTAATTGCAGCCTCTCTTAAAACGTCTAAATATATTGGTGTTGTGCAAACAAAAGAAGAGGGTGGTTTTTATTCCACAGGTACACTCGGACGTGTTTTGGATTATGAAGAAATAGAGCCAGATAAGATCTGTTTATTTGTTGAAGGTATTAAATGTTTTGATATTCTATCATTTAAAACAGAATATGCTCTCATTCGAGGTGAGGTGCGTTATACCAATGCAACAACGCCGCATCAAGAGTTTAGTCGTGAAAAACTCAAAAAGGCGCTCGCGCATTATTTCTTGAAATTGAATATGCAGCCAAATTGGGAAGTTATACATAATTATTCTGACAAAAAGTTAATGCAGTATCTATTAAACTTTTGCCCGTTTCAATCTATTGAAAAACAGTGCCTTCTTGAGGCAAAATCGTTACATGAACAATGCTTCTTGCTAACGCAGCTTGTGGAGCTTTCTTTTCCGAGATGCCGCTTTGAAGGAGCGATGAATTAG
- a CDS encoding leucine-rich repeat protein, which produces MSFSNHFTPKLILAIVISWALPLLAWILTCLSHTSSRSFYKPGLYALSDDYVTPDSREEIFKSPAVGRHIMNALSLEDALKATSNPTMRELFIYSKHMSEAEESYVNSIMHNRPISEKTKNVLSVADTKRSQGNIVHTLKQRLGDKPLLRKTLLPKWLEEYFEGQKLSSSIDPRIKEYMRADYIYLPKPEIQPIPEKTDTQTDQEYRDVAESIERSNIDAQKTLARKLLEAQQAIIQEAQEKYTIFESQLKYVDEIEQKLNASETQEDALNFIKEKYNILPTTQYLVISDDDLMYQLRKLEIEYIFKQRPDLTLVLYFYEKEIELGRSDLPPSVKKLHVIGSNVEEVRSYFLTHCQFLEEFDGSRLTNLKEVGGEFLANCRSLKRFNGSDWFNLERIWKNFLFACPSLEYFNGSGWTSLKKIGENYLSKCNSLKKFDSFDWISLETIDHYFLAYCTALESFDGSGWINIKKIGSYFLSQSKSLKRFRSSDWRNLKTIGCCFLSDCTSLEYFDISDCKNLTSVDNRGFLKGVAPTTLQQILLPIEQNHPYQHGILFALKENGFEEQIKFLDKPSSYR; this is translated from the coding sequence ATGTCTTTCTCAAATCACTTTACTCCTAAACTCATCCTAGCTATCGTTATTTCTTGGGCGCTACCTTTGCTCGCTTGGATTTTGACATGCTTATCACATACCTCCAGCCGATCTTTTTACAAGCCTGGTTTATATGCATTATCTGATGATTATGTGACCCCTGACTCTAGGGAAGAAATATTTAAAAGCCCTGCGGTAGGTAGACACATTATGAACGCATTATCTTTAGAAGATGCCTTAAAAGCAACATCAAATCCGACCATGCGAGAACTTTTTATATATAGCAAACATATGAGTGAAGCTGAAGAATCCTACGTAAACTCTATTATGCACAACAGACCTATTTCCGAAAAAACCAAAAATGTATTAAGCGTTGCAGATACAAAGCGCTCTCAAGGAAATATCGTGCACACTTTAAAGCAGCGATTAGGCGATAAGCCACTATTGCGAAAAACACTTTTACCAAAATGGTTAGAGGAGTATTTTGAAGGCCAGAAACTTTCTTCAAGCATAGACCCAAGAATTAAAGAGTATATGAGGGCCGATTATATCTACCTCCCAAAACCAGAAATCCAACCTATTCCAGAAAAAACAGATACACAAACAGATCAGGAATATCGCGATGTTGCAGAATCTATCGAAAGAAGCAATATAGACGCGCAAAAAACACTTGCTCGAAAGCTTTTAGAAGCGCAGCAAGCTATTATTCAAGAAGCGCAAGAAAAATATACTATTTTTGAATCGCAACTAAAATATGTTGACGAGATAGAACAAAAACTTAACGCTTCTGAAACACAGGAAGATGCGCTTAACTTTATAAAAGAAAAATATAATATTTTACCTACAACACAGTATCTTGTCATATCAGATGATGATTTAATGTATCAACTACGCAAGCTAGAAATTGAATATATATTTAAACAACGTCCAGATTTAACCCTTGTATTATATTTTTACGAGAAAGAGATTGAGCTTGGTCGCAGCGACCTCCCTCCCTCTGTTAAAAAATTGCATGTGATAGGCTCTAATGTCGAGGAAGTGAGATCTTACTTTTTGACTCATTGTCAATTTTTAGAGGAATTTGATGGATCTAGATTGACGAATCTTAAGGAGGTTGGCGGTGAATTTCTGGCTAATTGCCGATCTTTAAAGCGGTTTAATGGCTCTGACTGGTTTAACCTTGAAAGAATTTGGAAGAACTTTCTCTTTGCCTGTCCGTCTTTAGAGTATTTTAATGGATCTGGATGGACCAGCCTTAAAAAGATTGGGGAAAATTATCTATCTAAATGCAACTCTCTTAAGAAGTTTGACTCCTTCGATTGGATAAGTCTTGAAACGATTGATCATTACTTTCTGGCTTATTGCACCGCTTTAGAGTCCTTTGATGGATCTGGATGGATCAATATTAAAAAAATTGGGTCGTATTTTCTATCTCAATCCAAATCCTTAAAACGCTTTCGAAGCTCTGACTGGAGAAATCTTAAAACCATCGGGTGCTGTTTTCTATCTGACTGCACTTCTTTAGAATATTTTGATATCTCTGATTGTAAAAACCTTACGTCTGTTGATAATCGTGGTTTTTTGAAAGGCGTAGCGCCCACAACCCTTCAACAAATTTTACTACCAATAGAACAAAACCATCCGTACCAGCATGGTATTCTTTTTGCGTTAAAAGAAAATGGCTTTGAAGAACAAATTAAATTTCTAGATAAACCTTCTTCCTATCGTTAA
- a CDS encoding DUF547 domain-containing protein, whose product MLFFFFTLFAQSIDDFQQHSNTSQEEIDHDSFNMFLQKYTVILRDGRSVVKYKDAKHTKAARDLLNDYINYLKSIPIAHYNKREQLAFWINLYNALTILLVLDHYPVKSIQDINIGFLSFFGPWKQKLIKISGVELSLYDIENNILRTFWKDARIHYALNCASYSCPNLRNQAYKGKDIDLILDRVASLYINHRRGVAVDADNGYLRASKIYKWYSGDFEPSVLEHLKKYARPDLKEALEHRNWIDGYDYDWRLNDFEEPRK is encoded by the coding sequence ATGCTGTTCTTTTTCTTCACACTTTTTGCGCAATCTATTGATGATTTTCAACAGCATAGCAATACCTCACAAGAAGAAATTGATCATGATTCTTTCAACATGTTCTTGCAGAAATATACTGTTATCCTCAGGGATGGCCGATCTGTTGTGAAATATAAAGATGCAAAACACACAAAGGCAGCGCGAGACCTTTTAAACGACTATATCAATTATCTCAAGAGCATCCCGATTGCACATTATAATAAGAGAGAACAGTTAGCGTTTTGGATTAATCTTTATAACGCCTTAACTATCCTGCTAGTTTTAGACCACTATCCTGTGAAAAGCATTCAAGATATAAACATTGGCTTTTTGTCTTTTTTTGGACCATGGAAACAAAAACTCATCAAAATTTCAGGGGTGGAATTATCTTTATATGATATTGAAAACAATATTCTCCGCACATTCTGGAAAGATGCACGTATTCATTATGCCTTGAATTGCGCATCTTATAGCTGCCCCAATCTGAGAAATCAGGCCTACAAAGGGAAGGATATAGATCTCATCCTCGACCGCGTGGCAAGTCTTTATATTAACCACAGACGCGGCGTAGCAGTTGATGCAGATAATGGATATCTCAGAGCCTCAAAAATCTACAAATGGTATAGTGGAGATTTTGAACCATCTGTTTTGGAGCATCTTAAAAAATATGCCCGCCCTGATTTGAAAGAAGCACTGGAACATCGCAATTGGATTGATGGATATGATTATGACTGGCGATTAAATGATTTTGAAGAGCCTAGAAAATAA
- a CDS encoding sel1 repeat family protein yields MYQKFPDIMPDLKENYPKELLLIVQTTALLGFALFSLIWIYQKFSLNNEDKQRYIESLFNQALHENQKNSVESLKKVIRLSVKNNTFKMRSYAILMEIFYKNREFEEFERYFELFLKGEDGSESKFVDERAAVYFYKAQVMKFFSNDKTSEERIREAITYYEKAFGLAIDRNIKIAAEAALGNCYIHLDKTDEAKPYLERASASGSFMASQNLGYIYFEKQLFAKAKKFFIRASNQTSEKKHHLELLQHNIFLLNMLISIEKNKIHEAEIDQTNKKTIEHLFYDVTYEEEQDLKKPKTTVDADQSDKTPSPKWIAQKKGIPSYQEQLKAYAARKDQRQKCIECIERQIHQNKKALELTLPPKNVPANDYETLKKIFKQSREPKGWVEFKSYQDLLQHLGGDFDFKTVPHKATLPQRENPDTIVTRFLHPKHRKEGNNDRLQMTGYEHWFIKSLFEEAGYFDISSFKRHK; encoded by the coding sequence ATGTATCAAAAATTCCCTGACATAATGCCCGACTTAAAAGAAAATTACCCAAAAGAGTTGCTGTTAATCGTACAAACCACCGCACTTCTAGGGTTTGCTCTTTTTTCATTAATTTGGATATATCAAAAATTCTCTCTTAATAATGAAGACAAACAACGCTATATTGAAAGTCTATTCAATCAGGCACTTCATGAAAATCAAAAAAATTCAGTGGAATCTTTGAAAAAAGTTATAAGATTATCAGTAAAAAACAATACATTCAAAATGAGATCCTATGCAATTTTAATGGAAATTTTTTACAAGAACAGGGAATTTGAAGAATTTGAAAGGTATTTTGAATTATTCTTAAAAGGAGAGGATGGTTCAGAATCAAAATTTGTAGATGAACGCGCCGCTGTTTATTTTTATAAAGCTCAAGTTATGAAATTTTTTAGTAACGACAAAACATCAGAAGAGCGCATACGCGAAGCAATTACGTACTATGAAAAAGCCTTTGGACTCGCAATTGATCGAAATATCAAAATTGCAGCTGAAGCTGCGCTTGGAAACTGTTATATACACTTAGACAAGACCGATGAAGCAAAGCCATACTTAGAGCGAGCATCAGCAAGCGGTTCGTTTATGGCAAGTCAAAATTTAGGATACATCTACTTTGAAAAACAGCTTTTTGCAAAGGCTAAAAAATTTTTCATTAGAGCTTCCAATCAAACATCAGAAAAAAAACACCATTTGGAGCTGTTACAGCATAACATCTTTCTTTTGAACATGCTGATCTCAATAGAAAAAAATAAAATACATGAAGCCGAAATAGACCAAACGAATAAAAAAACAATAGAACATCTTTTTTATGATGTCACGTATGAGGAAGAGCAAGATTTAAAAAAACCAAAGACAACCGTAGACGCTGATCAATCAGATAAAACACCCTCTCCCAAGTGGATCGCCCAAAAAAAAGGTATCCCGAGTTATCAAGAGCAGCTGAAGGCTTATGCGGCAAGGAAAGACCAAAGGCAAAAATGCATAGAATGCATAGAGCGTCAAATACATCAAAACAAAAAAGCTTTGGAATTAACATTACCACCAAAAAACGTTCCTGCGAACGATTATGAAACATTAAAAAAAATCTTCAAACAATCTCGTGAACCAAAAGGGTGGGTAGAATTCAAATCCTATCAGGATCTCTTACAACATCTTGGAGGAGATTTTGATTTTAAAACAGTGCCTCACAAAGCTACTTTACCTCAAAGAGAAAATCCAGATACAATCGTGACTAGATTTTTACATCCAAAACATAGAAAAGAGGGTAATAATGATAGACTTCAAATGACAGGATATGAGCACTGGTTCATAAAGAGTCTTTTTGAAGAAGCTGGGTATTTTGACATCAGCAGTTTCAAGCGACATAAGTGA
- a CDS encoding NUDIX hydrolase, translating into MGKNTGHVMLINNAGTMPKIFLIQESNKHWGIFGGGQEETDKSLTMTAVRELHEESLGSLKGDPKLFNYLDYYSLKGTDHPTNHKTFISVNSSIRENDIRVDSPEHGQGFGDIRNGKFFPLYLVLDAIYRGRKTFTYQDEEHKLRYFFAEGIRRNKKFLYELFNKHNIDAIETRHRLMNIQPVVAVRN; encoded by the coding sequence ATGGGTAAGAACACAGGACATGTCATGCTTATTAATAACGCAGGCACTATGCCCAAGATATTTCTCATTCAAGAATCCAACAAGCACTGGGGTATTTTCGGTGGCGGACAAGAAGAAACAGACAAGTCCCTCACAATGACAGCCGTGCGCGAATTACATGAAGAGTCATTAGGCTCCTTAAAAGGTGATCCAAAATTGTTCAATTATTTGGACTATTATTCCTTAAAAGGAACGGATCACCCAACCAACCATAAAACGTTCATTTCTGTGAACAGTTCTATCCGCGAAAATGATATTCGTGTGGATAGCCCAGAACATGGACAAGGGTTTGGAGATATTCGCAATGGAAAGTTTTTCCCCTTGTATTTGGTCTTGGATGCGATTTATCGCGGAAGAAAAACATTTACATATCAAGATGAAGAGCACAAATTGCGCTACTTCTTTGCGGAAGGTATTCGTCGTAACAAAAAGTTTTTGTATGAATTGTTTAACAAACATAATATTGATGCGATTGAGACGCGCCACAGGTTGATGAATATTCAGCCGGTTGTTGCGGTGAGGAATTAG
- a CDS encoding tyrosine--tRNA ligase, with product MNTKLLSTLKDRGFVYQTTDEPTIDHMFENEKVTVYQGFDATGDSLHVGHLIGIMMLRRLEKAGHQPIVLLGGATTLIGDPSDKEKERPLLDKDTIQKNLESLEKTYRIYLDNPIIVNNADWIKSLNYIDFLREIGRYFSINRMIGFEFVKNRLDNNKPISFLEFNYMILQGYDFYHLFKNHNCKLQIGGSEQWGNIINGVELIHKIAGKDAYGLTIPLLTTSSGTKMGKTGEGKAIWLNADKTSPYDFWQYFRNAHDKDVEKFLKIFTELPLDQIAVIMKGNINEAKKTLADEVTTLLHGADVLPGIHKTVEQVFENKSGNLDSLPVLKVLHEKLLDTLVENELYASRSLAKNGISSGAVKINDEKITDIAATVKWEKDMILTVGRKHHYRIVSPS from the coding sequence ATGAACACAAAGCTTCTTTCCACTCTCAAAGACCGTGGGTTTGTCTACCAAACCACAGATGAGCCAACCATCGACCATATGTTTGAAAACGAGAAAGTTACCGTATATCAAGGATTTGACGCTACAGGAGATAGCCTTCATGTAGGGCATTTGATTGGCATTATGATGTTGCGCAGATTAGAAAAAGCTGGGCATCAGCCAATTGTATTGTTAGGTGGTGCAACAACATTAATTGGCGATCCATCAGATAAAGAAAAAGAGCGCCCATTATTAGACAAAGATACGATTCAAAAAAATCTAGAGTCATTAGAAAAAACCTACAGAATTTATCTCGATAATCCGATCATTGTGAACAATGCAGACTGGATTAAGAGCCTGAATTATATCGATTTCTTAAGAGAAATTGGTCGCTATTTTTCGATCAACAGAATGATTGGATTTGAGTTTGTGAAGAATCGTCTAGATAACAATAAACCCATTTCTTTCCTTGAGTTTAACTATATGATTTTACAGGGATATGACTTTTATCACCTCTTTAAAAATCATAATTGTAAATTGCAAATTGGTGGATCTGAACAGTGGGGTAATATCATCAATGGCGTTGAACTCATTCATAAAATTGCAGGCAAAGATGCATATGGTTTAACCATTCCATTGCTCACCACCTCCTCTGGTACAAAGATGGGCAAAACTGGTGAAGGTAAAGCCATTTGGCTCAATGCAGACAAAACCTCACCATATGATTTTTGGCAATATTTTAGGAATGCACATGATAAAGATGTGGAAAAGTTTTTGAAGATTTTTACAGAACTACCGTTGGATCAAATTGCTGTGATCATGAAAGGCAATATCAATGAAGCAAAGAAAACACTTGCAGATGAAGTAACAACTTTATTGCATGGTGCAGACGTTTTGCCAGGAATTCATAAGACAGTAGAGCAAGTGTTTGAAAACAAATCAGGCAACTTGGACTCATTACCTGTGTTGAAAGTACTGCATGAAAAGTTGCTTGATACACTCGTTGAAAATGAATTATACGCAAGCCGCTCTTTAGCGAAAAACGGTATTTCCAGTGGTGCCGTGAAAATCAATGACGAGAAAATTACAGATATTGCCGCAACTGTGAAGTGGGAAAAAGATATGATTTTAACGGTTGGGAGGAAGCATCATTATCGTATTGTTTCGCCATCCTGA
- the recJ gene encoding single-stranded-DNA-specific exonuclease RecJ → MTPILSQILEKRNITDIESFLDPKLKDTMRDPLEIPNMREAADRFIEALENKQKIGIFGDYDVDGGTSVALLMRVFKDVPFEVYIPNRLTEGYGPNKQAMDYFKDKGVDLVVFVDCGTQAIEVLEYAKGLGLDLIVLDHHVSHDPLCEHAIIVNPNAHADVDVSFKNLCAAGVTFLFITVLVKKFPGHKNILLQNLDLVALGTVCDIMPLLGLNRAIVKQGLKVANLQQNHGITALSSISGIEGEIKSEHFGFHIGPRINAGGRTGRSDFGYKILSTNCQTEAILHATELNKLNTERKDIQQTILDEAIEEIERKNLNRNNVLLLGQQHWHPGVIGVVAGRIKDIYHKPALIVGFNENALGIGSGRSPDNFSVLDHISEATKQEIILGGGGHACAFGFKLTFDQLEPFHEFLIHKTKELEIPEKTHDVDVELESFEFFSHELVQDMAKLEPFGHKNPEPVFRIKNVILESFDILKGRHFKGIFRDQNGRTMKGMCFDFQYKYLSTDLEMLEKNTPVEIIVRLSSNEWMGQLQLTLHILDLTVM, encoded by the coding sequence ATGACGCCGATTTTGTCTCAAATTCTAGAAAAGCGCAACATCACAGATATAGAGTCATTTTTAGATCCAAAGCTTAAAGATACCATGCGGGATCCGTTGGAAATTCCTAATATGCGAGAAGCGGCAGATCGCTTTATAGAAGCGCTAGAGAATAAACAAAAAATAGGCATCTTTGGTGATTATGATGTGGATGGCGGCACAAGTGTGGCGCTTTTGATGCGTGTTTTTAAAGATGTGCCGTTTGAAGTGTATATTCCCAATCGTTTGACAGAGGGGTATGGTCCTAACAAGCAGGCGATGGATTATTTCAAAGACAAAGGTGTTGATCTAGTTGTTTTTGTAGACTGTGGAACACAGGCTATAGAGGTGCTGGAATATGCTAAAGGTCTAGGGTTAGATCTCATTGTCTTGGATCATCACGTATCTCATGATCCTTTATGTGAACATGCAATTATTGTGAATCCGAATGCACACGCAGATGTTGATGTATCATTTAAAAACCTATGCGCAGCAGGGGTAACATTTTTATTTATCACGGTTTTGGTAAAAAAATTCCCAGGCCATAAAAATATTTTGCTGCAGAATCTTGATTTGGTGGCGCTTGGGACTGTATGTGATATTATGCCGTTACTTGGATTAAATCGCGCAATAGTCAAACAGGGTTTGAAGGTTGCAAATTTACAACAAAACCATGGAATCACCGCATTATCATCTATTTCTGGCATCGAGGGGGAAATTAAATCTGAACATTTTGGGTTTCATATCGGACCTCGTATTAATGCTGGTGGCCGCACAGGCCGTTCAGATTTTGGATATAAAATTTTATCTACAAACTGTCAGACAGAAGCGATTTTACATGCAACAGAACTTAACAAGCTTAATACGGAACGCAAAGATATTCAGCAGACAATTTTGGATGAAGCCATTGAGGAAATTGAGCGCAAGAATTTAAATCGAAATAACGTGTTGCTGCTTGGGCAGCAGCATTGGCACCCAGGTGTGATTGGTGTCGTTGCAGGGCGTATTAAGGATATTTATCACAAGCCTGCTCTTATTGTTGGGTTCAATGAGAATGCTTTAGGTATTGGATCTGGGCGTTCGCCCGATAATTTTTCTGTGTTGGATCATATTTCAGAAGCAACAAAACAAGAGATTATTCTAGGTGGCGGTGGGCATGCTTGTGCCTTTGGATTCAAGCTTACTTTTGATCAGCTTGAGCCATTTCATGAGTTTTTGATTCACAAAACCAAAGAGCTGGAGATTCCAGAAAAGACGCATGATGTTGATGTGGAGCTCGAGTCTTTTGAGTTTTTTTCCCATGAGTTGGTCCAAGATATGGCGAAGCTTGAGCCATTTGGTCACAAAAATCCTGAGCCGGTCTTTAGAATTAAGAATGTGATTTTAGAGTCATTTGATATTCTGAAAGGGCGTCATTTTAAAGGTATTTTCCGAGATCAAAACGGTCGGACAATGAAGGGTATGTGTTTTGATTTTCAATATAAATACTTGAGTACAGATTTAGAAATGCTGGAGAAAAACACACCTGTTGAGATTATTGTGCGCCTTTCTTCCAATGAGTGGATGGGGCAGTTGCAGTTGACGCTGCATATATTGGATTTGACTGTTATGTAG